In the genome of Variibacter gotjawalensis, one region contains:
- a CDS encoding tripartite tricarboxylate transporter substrate-binding protein codes for MKLCRTLLATFAIILTALPAHADDYPSRPITLIVPFAAGGASDVIARVVADEMGKHLGQRLINENIPGAGGTTALLRAANAKPDGYTVAIGNAGTNAAAYTIYPDIKYKPDAFVPVVMIAKTSPLIAVKKDLPVKTLAEFIDYAKKNKGKVTLGHAGVGSSNYLICRSFVAAAGVDITLVGYRGGGPALNDLIGGQIDGVCDNGTSLAGAVENKQVNALVASGTTRIASMPDVPTSAEAGLPNFQAQGWNALFVPKGTPDDVIKKLNDAARKALASDTVKKRFFDLAATEPAEDELTPDYLVKFVPAEIEKYKALLK; via the coding sequence ATGAAACTGTGCCGGACGCTACTTGCGACATTTGCGATCATCTTGACCGCGCTTCCCGCCCACGCCGACGATTACCCCTCGCGCCCCATCACGCTCATCGTGCCCTTCGCGGCCGGGGGCGCTTCTGATGTGATCGCGCGCGTTGTCGCCGACGAGATGGGCAAGCATCTTGGCCAGCGCCTCATCAACGAGAACATTCCGGGCGCCGGCGGAACGACGGCGCTTCTGCGCGCCGCGAATGCGAAGCCTGACGGCTACACGGTCGCGATCGGCAATGCGGGCACGAACGCCGCCGCCTACACGATCTATCCAGACATCAAATACAAGCCGGACGCTTTCGTGCCGGTCGTGATGATCGCGAAGACATCGCCGCTCATCGCCGTGAAGAAGGACCTTCCGGTGAAAACGCTCGCCGAATTCATCGATTACGCAAAGAAGAACAAAGGCAAGGTGACGCTCGGTCACGCCGGCGTCGGCTCGTCGAATTATCTCATCTGCCGTTCGTTTGTCGCAGCCGCCGGTGTCGACATCACGCTGGTCGGCTATCGCGGCGGTGGCCCGGCGCTCAACGATCTCATCGGCGGCCAAATCGACGGCGTCTGCGATAACGGAACGTCGCTCGCCGGTGCGGTCGAGAACAAGCAAGTGAACGCGCTGGTCGCGTCCGGCACGACGCGCATCGCATCGATGCCGGATGTCCCGACATCGGCGGAAGCCGGGCTGCCGAACTTTCAAGCACAAGGTTGGAACGCGCTTTTCGTGCCCAAAGGCACGCCCGACGATGTGATCAAGAAGCTTAACGATGCGGCGCGCAAAGCGCTCGCGAGCGACACCGTGAAGAAGCGGTTCTTCGATCTCGCCGCCACCGAACCGGCCGAGGACGAACTCACGCCGGATTATCTCGTGAAGTTCGTGCCCGCCGAAATCGAGAAATACAAAGCGCTGCTGAAGTAG
- the purC gene encoding phosphoribosylaminoimidazolesuccinocarboxamide synthase — protein sequence MDFLKPRYIPMSRRRRIYEGKAKVLYEGPEPGTLIQHFKDDATAFNAKKHEIIEGKGVLNNRISEYVFQHLNNIGVPTHFIRRLNMREQLIREVEIIPLEVVVRNVAAGSLATRLGIEEGTQLPRSIIEFYYKNDALNDPMVSEEHITAFGWATPQEIDDVMALAIRVNDFLSGLFLGVGIRLVDFKMECGRLWENDMMRIVVADEISPDSCRLWDIKSNDKLDKDRFRRDMGGLLEAYTDVARRLGIMGENEPPRGTGPVLVKG from the coding sequence ATGGATTTCTTAAAACCCCGGTATATCCCGATGTCTCGTCGCCGCCGCATCTATGAAGGCAAGGCCAAGGTGCTTTATGAAGGTCCGGAGCCCGGTACCTTGATTCAGCACTTCAAAGATGACGCGACCGCCTTCAACGCCAAGAAGCACGAGATCATCGAGGGCAAAGGGGTGCTGAACAACCGCATCTCCGAATACGTGTTCCAGCATCTCAACAACATCGGCGTGCCGACCCACTTCATCCGCCGGCTCAACATGCGCGAGCAGTTGATCCGCGAGGTCGAGATCATCCCGCTCGAAGTCGTCGTGCGTAACGTTGCGGCCGGTTCGCTGGCGACGCGTCTCGGCATCGAAGAGGGGACGCAGCTGCCGCGCTCGATCATCGAGTTCTATTACAAGAACGACGCGCTCAACGACCCGATGGTTTCGGAAGAGCACATCACGGCGTTTGGCTGGGCAACCCCGCAAGAGATCGACGACGTCATGGCGCTCGCCATCCGCGTCAACGATTTCCTCTCCGGCCTTTTCCTCGGCGTCGGCATCCGTCTCGTCGACTTCAAGATGGAATGCGGCCGTCTGTGGGAAAACGACATGATGCGCATCGTCGTCGCGGATGAGATTTCGCCCGACTCGTGCCGCCTGTGGGACATCAAGTCGAACGACAAGCTCGACAAGGACCGCTTCCGCCGCGACATGGGCGGATTGCTCGAAGCCTACACGGATGTCGCGCGCCGCCTCGGCATCATGGGCGAGAACGAGCCGCCGCGTGGCACCGGCCCGGTGCTGGTGAAGGGCTAG
- the purS gene encoding phosphoribosylformylglycinamidine synthase subunit PurS, which produces MKARVTVTLKPSILDPQGKAIEGALKSLGVGGIASVRQGKIFEIEVEGGDKAKAEAALKQAADKLLANTVIENYRVEIE; this is translated from the coding sequence ATGAAGGCCCGCGTCACCGTCACATTGAAGCCGAGCATTTTGGACCCGCAGGGCAAGGCGATCGAAGGCGCATTGAAATCGCTCGGCGTTGGCGGCATCGCCAGCGTGCGCCAGGGCAAGATTTTTGAGATTGAAGTCGAAGGCGGCGACAAGGCCAAGGCCGAAGCGGCATTGAAGCAAGCGGCCGACAAACTGCTCGCCAACACGGTGATCGAGAATTACCGCGTGGAGATCGAGTAG
- a CDS encoding HpcH/HpaI aldolase family protein, which yields MTGFSLADRLRAGETVPTGWCGMASPLVAELIAREGYPCVTLDQQHGLYDMPTTFAGIAAIRAGGAAAVVRIPQGGFSVASRVLDAGAEGIIAPMINTIEDAKAFVAATKFPPIGARSWGPSRASQLTGVHKGDYLKAANDAVLTFAMIETRTAIKNVDAILAMPGIDAAFVGPSDLSITLTDGRTLDPHSKEVDAAIDTIIAAAQKAGKIAGAYTATPERALELEQRGFRFFAIASDTAFLQAGASAALKKFK from the coding sequence ATGACTGGCTTTTCGCTCGCTGACCGGCTGCGTGCCGGCGAAACCGTTCCGACCGGCTGGTGCGGCATGGCCTCGCCGCTCGTCGCCGAGCTGATCGCGCGCGAAGGCTATCCGTGCGTGACGCTCGACCAGCAGCATGGCCTCTACGATATGCCGACGACCTTCGCGGGCATCGCCGCGATCCGCGCCGGCGGTGCGGCTGCCGTCGTGCGCATTCCGCAAGGCGGGTTCTCGGTCGCGAGCCGCGTGCTCGATGCCGGCGCGGAAGGCATCATCGCGCCGATGATCAATACTATCGAAGACGCGAAGGCGTTCGTCGCCGCGACAAAGTTTCCGCCGATCGGCGCACGCAGCTGGGGACCGTCCCGCGCATCGCAGCTGACCGGCGTGCACAAAGGCGATTATCTCAAGGCAGCCAACGATGCGGTGCTCACCTTCGCGATGATCGAGACGCGCACCGCGATCAAAAATGTCGACGCGATCCTCGCGATGCCCGGCATCGATGCGGCTTTCGTCGGGCCGTCGGACCTTTCGATCACGCTGACGGACGGGCGCACGCTCGATCCGCATTCGAAGGAAGTCGACGCCGCGATCGATACGATCATCGCGGCGGCGCAGAAGGCCGGAAAGATCGCGGGCGCTTACACCGCAACGCCGGAACGCGCACTCGAACTCGAGCAGCGTGGCTTCCGCTTCTTCGCGATCGCTAGCGATACGGCGTTCCTGCAGGCCGGCGCAAGCGCCGCGCTGAAGAAGTTCAAGTAA
- the purQ gene encoding phosphoribosylformylglycinamidine synthase subunit PurQ, producing the protein MKSAVVLFPGSNRERDAVRALRLVCGSEPKVVWHGDSELPSGTDLVVLPGGFSYGDYLRCGAIAARSPVMDAVRKHADAGGLVLGICNGFQILCESGLLPGVLMRNAQMRFQCRVVGLRVENSDTPFTRGYNAGQVIHIPVAHGEGNYEADAETLTRLEGDGRIAYRYCGPNGELEPKYNINGAIASIAGIVSEKHNVLGLMPHPENHVEEQMGSTDGRGLFAGMLEHVSRAA; encoded by the coding sequence ATGAAATCAGCCGTCGTCCTTTTCCCCGGTTCCAATCGCGAACGCGACGCGGTGCGCGCGCTGCGCCTCGTCTGCGGCTCCGAGCCGAAGGTCGTCTGGCACGGCGATAGCGAATTGCCGAGCGGGACCGACCTCGTCGTGCTGCCCGGCGGTTTTTCTTACGGCGATTATCTGCGCTGCGGCGCCATCGCAGCGCGCTCGCCCGTTATGGACGCGGTGCGCAAGCATGCGGATGCGGGCGGTCTCGTGCTCGGCATCTGCAACGGCTTCCAAATTCTCTGCGAGTCGGGACTGCTGCCGGGCGTGCTGATGCGCAATGCGCAGATGCGCTTCCAATGCCGCGTCGTCGGTCTGCGTGTCGAGAATTCCGACACGCCATTCACGCGCGGCTACAATGCCGGTCAGGTCATCCACATTCCGGTCGCGCACGGCGAAGGCAACTACGAAGCTGACGCCGAGACGTTGACGCGGCTCGAAGGCGACGGACGTATCGCGTATCGTTATTGCGGCCCGAACGGCGAACTCGAGCCGAAGTACAATATCAACGGCGCGATTGCGTCGATCGCCGGCATCGTTTCCGAGAAGCACAATGTTCTCGGCCTGATGCCGCATCCCGAAAACCACGTCGAAGAGCAGATGGGCTCGACCGACGGCCGCGGCCTTTTTGCCGGCATGCTCGAACACGTCAGCCGCGCTGCTTGA
- a CDS encoding DUF3419 family protein: protein MNAGKRLREAVGPSAIWTRTGLLEHLFAWAFKGLVYPQIWEDPEVDLEALALTPDSHVVAIASGGCNILSYLTGDPRRITAVDLSPAHVALNRLKITAAQRLPSWRSFYDFFGKADQNTNVAAFARHIAPHLDADTRRYWETRRYAGFGQPRIAAFTDNFYRRGLLGHCIGIGHLVARAYGVNPRDVLRARSLDEQRTYFNTTLAPLFDKRFIRWATGRRVSLYGLGIPPAQYEALLASDGMASALRERVERLACGFPLTENYFAWQAFGRGYAEDGPLPPYLREMHFDAIRDRADRIEVLNRSFTEFLAASPDASRDRYVLLDAQDWMSDAQLNALWREITRTARPGARVIFRTAAEPSLLPGRVAPEILDRWHYEAEASADFTRRDRSAIYGGFHLYVLRA from the coding sequence ATGAATGCCGGGAAACGCCTCCGCGAAGCCGTGGGGCCGAGCGCGATTTGGACGCGCACGGGCCTGCTCGAACACCTCTTCGCCTGGGCTTTCAAGGGGCTCGTCTACCCGCAGATCTGGGAAGATCCGGAGGTCGATCTCGAAGCGCTGGCGCTCACGCCCGACAGTCATGTCGTCGCCATCGCGTCCGGTGGATGCAACATCCTCTCGTATCTGACCGGCGATCCACGCCGCATCACGGCGGTGGATCTGAGCCCCGCGCATGTTGCGCTCAACCGTCTCAAAATCACCGCCGCGCAACGGCTGCCGTCGTGGCGCAGCTTCTACGATTTCTTCGGCAAGGCCGATCAAAACACCAACGTCGCGGCATTCGCCCGCCACATTGCGCCACATCTCGATGCGGACACGCGGCGCTATTGGGAAACGCGGCGTTACGCCGGTTTCGGCCAGCCGCGCATCGCAGCCTTCACGGACAATTTCTACCGGCGCGGATTGCTCGGCCACTGCATCGGCATCGGCCATCTCGTCGCGCGCGCTTACGGCGTGAATCCGCGTGACGTTCTGCGCGCACGTTCGCTCGACGAGCAGCGCACCTATTTCAACACGACGCTGGCGCCGCTGTTCGACAAACGCTTCATTCGTTGGGCGACCGGCCGCCGCGTGTCGCTCTACGGCCTCGGCATTCCGCCGGCGCAGTATGAAGCGCTGCTCGCATCGGACGGCATGGCATCCGCGCTGCGCGAGCGCGTCGAGCGGCTCGCTTGCGGTTTTCCACTCACGGAGAATTACTTCGCGTGGCAAGCGTTCGGACGCGGCTACGCCGAAGACGGGCCCCTGCCCCCGTATTTGCGCGAGATGCATTTCGACGCGATCCGCGATCGCGCCGACCGCATCGAAGTGCTCAACCGTTCTTTCACGGAATTTCTCGCCGCTTCGCCCGATGCGAGCCGCGACCGCTATGTGCTGCTCGACGCGCAAGACTGGATGAGCGACGCGCAGCTCAACGCGCTTTGGCGCGAAATCACGCGAACTGCGCGGCCCGGTGCGCGTGTCATCTTCCGGACAGCTGCGGAGCCTAGTCTCCTTCCCGGGCGCGTTGCGCCCGAGATACTCGATCGCTGGCATTACGAAGCGGAAGCGTCGGCCGATTTCACGCGGCGTGACCGCTCGGCGATCTACGGTGGTTTCCATCTCTATGTATTGAGGGCGTGA
- a CDS encoding TrmJ/YjtD family RNA methyltransferase: MPGSGTDKTKRWVEEPSPIVILVEPQLGDNIGTCARAMANFGLSELRLVKPRDPWPNDRAYVTASGANRVLDNVKLYDSVKDAIADCTLVLATTARAHDQAKPVVSAEEAARVMQPRIGAGENVAILFGREKWGLENDEVGLADQIVTLPVNPAFASLNLAQAVLILGYEWFKLATENKLPFAMPQRSPGVKKEQLQAFFDNLERELEKVEFFRPAEKKPTMQVNLQNIFHRMAPTQQDIQTLQGVIMAIAHGRKGPARGGSMDGAEAAALRTLLAEHSEGTTRATRAPARGLSRLLRRNPTEAERILWDALTKDRRFAGQGFKRQVPIGPYIADLVSIPLRTVIDVVPADESEEAAKTRAKKREWMAARDYRIVPLTAQDIENDVTSVLAKVEKALAA, encoded by the coding sequence ATGCCCGGCTCGGGAACCGACAAAACCAAGCGCTGGGTCGAAGAACCGTCCCCGATCGTGATCCTCGTCGAGCCGCAGCTCGGCGACAACATCGGCACGTGTGCGCGCGCGATGGCGAATTTCGGCCTTAGCGAGTTGCGCCTTGTGAAGCCGCGCGACCCGTGGCCAAACGATCGCGCTTACGTGACGGCGTCCGGCGCCAATCGTGTCCTCGACAACGTGAAGCTCTACGACAGCGTGAAGGACGCGATCGCCGACTGCACGCTCGTGCTGGCAACGACCGCTCGCGCGCACGATCAGGCAAAGCCCGTCGTTTCGGCCGAGGAAGCCGCGCGCGTCATGCAGCCGCGCATCGGTGCGGGCGAGAATGTCGCGATCCTGTTCGGCCGCGAGAAATGGGGCCTGGAGAATGACGAAGTCGGGCTCGCCGACCAGATCGTTACGCTGCCGGTCAACCCGGCCTTTGCGTCGCTCAACCTCGCGCAGGCCGTGCTGATCCTCGGTTACGAGTGGTTCAAGCTGGCGACGGAGAACAAGTTGCCGTTCGCCATGCCGCAACGCTCACCTGGTGTGAAGAAGGAGCAGCTGCAGGCCTTCTTCGACAATCTCGAACGCGAGTTGGAGAAGGTGGAGTTCTTCCGCCCCGCCGAGAAGAAGCCGACCATGCAGGTGAATCTGCAGAACATCTTCCATCGCATGGCGCCGACGCAGCAGGACATCCAAACGCTGCAGGGCGTCATCATGGCAATCGCGCACGGCCGTAAAGGTCCGGCGCGCGGCGGCTCGATGGACGGCGCGGAGGCGGCGGCCTTGCGCACTTTGCTCGCCGAACATTCGGAAGGAACGACGCGGGCGACACGCGCACCCGCGCGCGGTCTCTCGCGGTTGCTTCGCCGCAACCCGACTGAAGCCGAACGCATTCTGTGGGACGCGTTGACGAAGGATCGCCGCTTCGCCGGCCAGGGATTCAAACGCCAAGTGCCGATAGGCCCCTACATCGCGGACCTCGTCTCGATACCGCTGCGGACCGTGATCGATGTCGTCCCGGCGGACGAAAGTGAGGAGGCTGCCAAGACGCGGGCGAAAAAGCGCGAGTGGATGGCGGCGCGCGATTACCGCATTGTGCCGTTGACGGCGCAAGATATCGAAAACGATGTGACAAGCGTGTTGGCAAAAGTGGAAAAAGCGCTCGCCGCGTAG
- a CDS encoding DUF1476 domain-containing protein, with protein sequence MTTFDKRQEGFEKKFAHDEELRFKANARRNRLLGLWAAEKMGITGDDATAYAKEVVAADFEEQGDDDVFRKVRADFDAKKVEQSDHQIRRTMDELMATAIDQIKNA encoded by the coding sequence ATGACGACATTCGACAAACGCCAAGAAGGCTTTGAGAAGAAGTTCGCACACGACGAGGAGCTGCGCTTCAAGGCCAATGCGCGCCGGAATCGCTTGCTGGGCCTTTGGGCTGCCGAGAAGATGGGAATCACCGGCGACGATGCGACAGCCTATGCCAAGGAAGTGGTCGCGGCGGACTTCGAAGAGCAAGGCGACGACGACGTGTTCCGTAAGGTGCGCGCCGACTTCGACGCCAAAAAGGTCGAGCAATCGGACCACCAGATTCGCCGCACGATGGACGAGCTGATGGCAACCGCGATCGATCAGATCAAGAACGCCTGA